In Mixophyes fleayi isolate aMixFle1 chromosome 3, aMixFle1.hap1, whole genome shotgun sequence, the genomic stretch GACAGACAACAGGTAAAAAGAGTTGTCCCTTTGTTGGTCCTGATTTATTTGATCAAGTTGCAGATTTCATttatgtttctttaaaaaaaaaagaaagaaaaaaaggtgcCTGGTCTTAAAATCTCAATCCAGAAGTGGTTATTTACAAAATCTCTTTTCTGCTTTCAAACACAAAAGGGTAAATTTGCTCCACTGCGGTTGCAACGGACTTTACATCTGGACCTGAAAAAAAGAACAAACCATATTAGAAGGAACAGTATTAATTTTGTCTCTTCTATTTGTCATGGCATTATCTTGATGACATGAGAAAGATGGGGACTactgataaaaaacaaaaaatatattgttaaatcACCAAACTATTGTTTACCCATAAAAGCAATTATTTCTTCCCATAAATTTGTAGTGGGACTGACGATATCCTGCGGCAGGGGGTAGAGCCATTAAAATATGGGAGGAAGAAGCATTATTGAACTGGTTTTATGGAATGAGATAGAGGAGTTCTAAATGccattttattaatgactatttaTGTCTTGTACAACACATCTGGGGGATTGAGACAAAGTTACCCCCATGCTTAAGATGTGTGTCTCAAAGGATACTGCACAGTACACTGCAGCACTTGCTTTatcatttctgttttattttagctACTAGGTGACAGGTTTCTCTTGAAACCCATagatattatttcattttatgtggtATAAAATGAAAAAGCACCCTGGCAGCTCTTGGTCATATTAATACAAagcatatatatagaaaaatgagCTGCATTATGGTAATGCACATTATTACTAAAACATTTCTAGAACAATAATGGAAAACAAACTCTGGTTATACTAAGAGTAAGCATTGCATTCAAAAAGAATCTTGTATGGGACAATATACATATAGAAACACAAAAATTAAACCAGTCAATTGGCTAGTAATTAATAGTATCATAGGACATGACAGTTCTGCCATATTTATCATTCAACTATTACCTGTGACTGTAATACTTCCGGTGGAAAATATCTGCAATGTCGTTTTCATGGACTTTATCCTATAGCAAACTGCAGGATGAAGTTCAGGTTCataactgtacaatataaaacacatttgtttttattacacaagtcccagcaaagaaaaacaaaacaaaaaataaccaaCACTTACCTGGCATTAGGGCGGTTTCGCTTGGTAAATTCTGGCAACCTTATTTCAAATGGCATAGAACATACTGCCAACACATTGACAACTTTAAACTCTGTAAACTttacctgttaaaaaaaaaataaaaaaatatatataaataagtatatataagcaTTGAAATCCAAAATTAAGTTTAGAAATAGACAATATACATTGAATCTGTATTTTAAGTAAAGGCATAACCAGTCTGAGCACTGGAAACTATAGGATTGTGAGGTAACAGAATGCTGAGAAGTCCTTATGCTGCTTATAATTTACACTGGAGCCAACAATCCCATATGGAAAAATATAAGGTCATTGTGGTAACTTAATTTTGCTCATAAAAGTTACCAACACACTGTGCTAGGGATATCTTTGCAATGTATATATTTAGTATTAAGAAGCTGCATTGCTAAATTTGTAATTAATTTACTTAACAAAATATGCTTCCATACAGCCAATGCTAAATATTGGAATGACTCTCTGGTTAACTAAGTCATGCTCATGTAAACAAGGGGCCTTCAAAAAGAACCTCATGCCTTTCTCTgtaattattgtatatattattaaacaATTATTTGTAGGGCACCACAGGACAGTAGGCAATGTGTGCATAGAACATGACACAAGGACATACCCGGTAGGGATTCCTGCAGTTCCCCCAACAAAGCAATCTTAATCTAATTTTGTAGGTAGCTTTGGATGGAGCCATATACTGATTCTGCTGTATTCTGGTTGGGAGTTGGTAAAAGCCAATACACCCCCCACCCCAGGTAGTACAAAATATGTCATGAAGGTGTTACTTCCAATTCAAGTAATTAGGAGGATCCCCAGATGCATATCTTGAAATGAATTATCAATAATGAACCCTGCAACGGTTGAATGAAATATGACTATATATGGATGCCCTATTGAAAACAGACGCCAGATGGCATTGCATGTGTGCGGCCAAATCCAACAAATGGTTTATTTAGAAAACAAAGCAAAGTACTGCACCAAAAATCCAAGCTTTTGCAAACAACGAGCCAATCTTCTAGCGCCAATTTTAGCTTCCTCTTcactaaaatgaaaaacaaaattgacAGTTTCAGTTTTAAGGCATTTTCTCATCACAAACTCCTGCTACATTATATTTACCAATAAAAGTACACTGTAGCTTTAGGTCTTTAAATTACAGCCCCTATGTTGGGTCTCATGTGCTACTGCCTTCCCATATGTCAGCGTAGGGACCCTGATAAAACAGCAAATGGTGGAGGGACCACCACCTAACTACTAAAGGAAGTTATTTAATAAGATTGATTTTTAAGGTGGAAAAAACCTTTAAAGACCATATGTGGGAACACTTCATGGTGTAAAACATACTAAATATtatagaataatataaatattttgtaagAGGGAGAATTATTTTTATGTGCTTCAGTCTTCctaaatgttataaaatacaCTACAGGAAGCCTTTCTAAAAGGCGTAAAAAGAGATGCATAACTAGTTATACGATATAACAAACTTAGACTATGCATATTGTGTTAGTAATTAAATAAGATTTACATCTATTGAAATGTTTCAGCAGTTATTTAATGTCATTTGActatgcacaaaaataaaaaaaaagtttggaaaaAATCTCCACAACCAGCAGTATAGAATATATAGAAAACTGGTTATAGCCATACTTTTATTGGGACAAAATAGATTAGTGCTTATTAAAatgcaacataataaaaaaattcaacggacataaaagaggatttttacttaccgtaaaatctatttctctttcttcactgggggacactgccagacattggggtatagtagtgggattgggagtttaggcactaaaaACTCTATGATTTTTACTCCCCAtcctctgctatgcccctcctctcctagatacctcagttttgactaaccaagtgtactATAAGGAGCTGCCCAAAGGCAGAAGAATGTAAATCAAAAACATTCATAATCAGATCGTCTACAGAGCAAGAgagggagcgcagtgtcccccagtggagaaagagaaatagattttacggtaagtaaaaattctcttttctctctcctaccactgggggacactgccagacattggggacataccaaagcagcctctatgggagggaatgctctggagcGGCTGCACGCAATACTTTCctgcaatctgtaaaactttACAAAAGTATGAACAGACGTCCAAGTGGCCGCTTTGCACAGTTGTTCAGCCAAAGCCCCATGGCGCGCCGCCCAGGATGCACCAACAGCCCTGGTCGAGTGAGCCCTAAGCGTCTGAGGAACTGGCCGAGAAGCTCGGACATAAGCCAGACTAATAGTGGAAGCGATCCACAGAGCAATAGTCTGTTTAGACGCCGGCCAACCACGCTTCTTGACGttgtataaaacaaacagatCCTTTGTTTTACGAATTGAGGCTGTGCGGTCCACATAGcaccggagagccctaaccacatccagcAGATGAAGATCATAATCAACACAGTTGAAGACGACAAATCCGGACGAAATGCCGGAACCACAATCTCCTGATTGAGATGGAACCTAGACACTACCTTTGGAACAAAAGAAGGTTTAGTACGTAACACTGCTCTATCTTCATGAAACACCAGAAATGGAGAGCTACAACAGAGCGCTGCCAATTCTGACACTCTCCTAGCTGAGGATATAGCTAGAAGAAAAACCGTCTTCCAAGACAGATGGTGCAATTCTGCTGTCTGAAGGGGTTCGAATGGAGGAAGACAAAGAGCCCTCAACACTAAATTCAAGTCCCAAGGTTCTACCAGATGAGAAAATGGGGGTTGAATATGAAGGACCCCATGTAAAAAGGTCTGAACCTCACTCAGAGGCGCCAATTTTCGCTGAAAATAAATGGACAGCGCAGACACCTGAACTTTAAGGGAACCTAGTCTGAGTCCCTTATCCAGGCCCTCCTGCAAAAAAGCCAACCGTCTAGACAGGCTAAACCTGGAAGTATGGAAACCCTTGGATTCACACCAGAGGATATAAATCTTCCAGACCCTATGATAAATAGCCGAAGAAGATGACTTTCTTGCCCTAATCATGGTGGCAATAACCCGTGACGAAAAACCCTTAGCCTTAAGAACTAAGGATTCAGTAGCCACGCCGTCAAAGCCAGCCGATCTAATTCGAGGTGGTGAAGGGGACCCTGAACTAGCAGGTCTGCGCGCATGGGCAGACGAAACGGCTGATCTGCTGACATTCCTAGGATGTCCGAGAACCACGCCCTGCGAGGCCAATGAAGTGCTACCAAGATTGCCTGAACGCGTTCTCTTTTCAGCTTTTTCAGAATGCGAGACAGCATCGGAAAAGGTGGGAACAGATACACCAGCCTGAAGCGCCACGGAATCGCCATGGCGTCTGCTGCGTATGCTCGAGGGTCCCGGGACTTTGCACAATACCGAGGGACCTGACAATTCAGTCTGGAAGCCATGAGGTCTATTTCTGGTAGACCCCATCTCTGGACTAGAAGAGTGAATACCTCTTTGCACAGGGAACACTCCCCCGGATGAACCTTCTCCCTGCTGAGGAAATCGGCTTCCCAGTTGTCCACTCCTGGGATATATACCAAGATCTGGGGTAAATGATATTCCGCCCAGATTAGAATCTTGGCAGCCTCTTGCATGACTGCCTTGCTGCGAGTTCCTCCTTGATGATTCAAGtaagccacggccgtggcattgtctgactgtatCTGCAGGTGTTTTCCTTTCAGAAACCCCTGAGCTTTTAACAGAGTCTTGTGAACTGCTCTCAGCTCCAATACGTTTATGGGAAGAGCTGACTCCGGGGAGACCAGAGTCCCTGAAACCTTAACGGTCCTGTGACTCCTCCCCAACCCGAAAGACTTGCGTCCGTGGTAACTAAGGTGCAGGGGCCCGATTTGAGGGTGTGAACTTTGCTTAAATTGCTCGTGGAGAGCCACCATGTTAATGACAGTCGAGTTAAAAGAGACAGGCGGATGAACTGCCTGTCCAACTGTTCCTGTGACCGCGACCATTTCCGGAGAATCTCTAACTGAAGAGACCGGGAATGAAATTGGGCAAACGGAACTGCCTCGTACACCGACACCATGGTCCCTAGAAGATTCATGCAGGAGAGCATGGACACTCGAGGACGATCCAATAATACTCTGGTTCTCCGTTGGAGGGCGATGATCTTTTCCTGAGGAAGGAACACCCTCTGAACCATTGTGTCGAACACCAATCCGAGAAAGCGCATGCGCTATGCTGGGATGAGAGACGATTTTGGCACATTCAGAATCCACCCATGGTCCTCCAAGA encodes the following:
- the TBPL1 gene encoding TATA box-binding protein-like 1, producing the protein MDADSDVALDILITNVVCVFRTRCHLNLRKIALEGVNVIYKREVGKVLMKLRKPRITATIWSSGKIICTGATSEEEAKIGARRLARCLQKLGFLVKFTEFKVVNVLAVCSMPFEIRLPEFTKRNRPNASYEPELHPAVCYRIKSMKTTLQIFSTGSITVTGPDVKSVATAVEQIYPFVFESRKEIL